One stretch of Prunus persica cultivar Lovell chromosome G1, Prunus_persica_NCBIv2, whole genome shotgun sequence DNA includes these proteins:
- the LOC109947698 gene encoding extensin-like, with amino-acid sequence MASFSSPPRLPRGLRRRLSLVDCNKTPNTTEKIETKLRFADLRQQGTLTATPPTPSPAPSPEPTISPYPASPVHSPAPSPDSNHLPPAPSKAPPHPRPCPYRGSGIPPSSSPTSHPNPTVPPTYAPNGSPYSPSTSPLSQFRQAESLVEIQFRLHPSKKTLTECLVESMYVSSLSSFGRVLCG; translated from the exons ATGGCGTCGTTCTCCTCGCCTCCAAGACTTCCCAGGGGGCTCAGACGGCGGCTGAGTCTTGTCGACTGTAACAAGACTCCTAACACCACCGAAAAAATCGAAACCAAGCTCCGGTTCGCCGATCTTCGCCAACAG GGTACACTTACTGCAACCCCTCCTACTCCTTCTCCCGCTCCATCTCCAGAGCCAACAATTTCTCCATATCCTGCTTCTCCAGTTCACTCTCCAGCACCATCACCTGACAGTAATCATCTCCCACCAGCACCATCCAAGGCACCTCCACATCCTCGTCCATGCCCATACCGCGGTTCTGGAATTCCTCCAAGCTCCTCACCAACTTCTCATCCTAACCCTACTGTTCCTCCTACTTATGCACCTAACGGTTCCCCTTACTCGCCTTCTACGAGTCCCTTATCTCAATTCCGCCAAGCTGAATCACTGGTTGAGATTCAGTTCAG GCTGCATCCctcaaagaaaacattaacCGAATGTTTGGTGGAGAGCATGTACGTTTCAAGTTTATCTTCCTTTGGTCGAGTATTATGTGGATAG
- the LOC18792471 gene encoding probable E3 ubiquitin-protein ligase RHC1A yields MSLQAHRPRVIVNGIRRMRTFRYFWCQHCQRTIRIASSNPYAILCPFCSTEFNHELDILSPRLVNDHLTLSPAAQLLQTLSLILDPMHRRAREQTENEDHGRSWITLQFDRPPRSSPRQIVPPLVPLANNSEDVVNDVTGGTWTVENDCPGPPPAPASAIQALPLVKVTEGQMRNEPTCPVCKEVFAVGGEVREMPCKHLYHSDCILPWLHIHNTCPVCRYELPEEGTSCDNNNNEFEEYSDENNLVESIKWWWKQFLCLWPFRALDNWRQRYLDNQQDRTWWTSWIFL; encoded by the exons ATGTCACTGCAGGCTCATCGTCCTCGTGTTATCGTCAACGGAATAAGACGAATGAGAACCTTCCGTTACTTTTGGTGCCAACATTGCCAACGTACTATAAGGATTGCGTCTTCCAACCCATATGCAATTCTATGCCCATTTTGCTCAACTGAGTTCAATCATGAGCTTGATATTCTAAGCCCTAGGCTTGTCAATGACCACCTTACATTGTCCCCAGCTGCCCAGTTATTGCAAACCTTGTCGCTCATCCTCGATCCAATGCACCGAAGAGCTCGAGAGCAAACAGAAAACGAAGATCATGGACGGTCTTGGATCACCCTCCAATTTGATAGACCACCTCGCTCATCGCCAAGACAAATTGTTCCCCCTCTGGTTCCTCTAGCAAATAATAGCGAAGATGTGGTAAATGATGTCACTGGGGGCACCTGGACGGTTGAAAATGACTGCCCAGGTCCCCCTCCAGCACCTGCTTCAGCCATTCAGGCTTTGCCCTTGGTGAAAGTCACGGAAGGGCAGATGAGGAACGAACCCACTTGCCCCGTGTGCAAGGAAGTGTTCGCGGTTGGTGGGGAAGTGAGGGAGATGCCATGCAAGCATCTCTACCATTCTGATTGCATACTCCCATGGCTTCACATACACAATACTTGTCCAGTTTGCCGCTATGAGCTGCCAGAAGAAGGCACTTCTTGTGACAACAATAACAATGAGTTTGAGGAATATAGTGATGAAAATAATCTCGTAGAAAGCATAAAATGGTGGTGGAAGCAATTCCTATGCTTGTGGCCATTTCGCGCATTGGATAATTGGAGGCAACGTTACCTTGATAACCAACAAG ACAGAACCTGGTGGACCTCTTGGATCTTTCTATAG
- the LOC18790136 gene encoding F-box protein At3g07870 encodes MDMNLLVSHNDSLLSMYCEGSKDGDGSHLAIKKVDHPAVMDPDVCLCILGSCNDLVCLEIGDDNSIIILWNPCTRDTKVLAQPPYHFQDKMFHGFGYDSLTEDYKIMLATEGPSEVMMNVFSLKRNSWRTYEYLADLRTTDQQGCFLNGALHWITSGTITSLDLADEEFKEIVPLPYCGNTDYSFEGVTSARNCLYLYNDPTEDTDFCIWIMKEYGVKESWTRVIKISSEILAQQVFVEVDKLELKVVCILENGEVLMDHEGKVLVSYNPKTRTFRNIINGKEDDEFQATTYLETLVSPVTAAEGGGGANHM; translated from the coding sequence ATGGACATGAATCTCTTGGTCTCACATAATGACTCTCTTCTTTCGATGTACTGCGAAGGATCCAAGGATGGAGATGGTAGTCATCTCGCAATCAAGAAGGTTGATCATCCTGCAGTAATGGACCCAGATGTGTGTTTGTGTATTTTGGGCTCTTGCAATGACTTGGTATGTCTAGAAATCGGCGACGACAACTCCATTATTATATTATGGAACCCTTGTACTAGAGATACCAAGGTGTTAGCACAACCTCCATATCATTTCCAAGACAAGATGTTTCACGGATTCGGTTATGATTCTTTAACTGAAGATTACAAGATAATGTTGGCCACCGAGGGGCCTTCTGAAGTTATGATGAATGTCTTTTCACTTAAAAGGAATTCATGGAGGACTTATGAATACCTTGCTGATTTGAGAACGACTGATCAGCAGGGGTGCTTCTTAAACGGAGCTCTTCACTGGATAACGTCTGGAACTATCACCTCTCTGGATTTAGCAGATGAGGAATTTAAGGAGATTGTGCCATTACCCTATTGTGGCAACACGGATTATAGCTTCGAGGGAGTTACGAGTGCTCGAAATTGTCTTTATCTGTATAATGACCCGACTGAAGACACAGATTTTTGCATATGGATTATGAAGGAATATGGTGTCAAGGAATCTTGGACTAGAGTCATAAAAATTTCATCAGAGATTTTGGCTCAACAGGTTTTCGTGGAAGTGGATAAACTTGAGCTGAAGGTTGTCTGCATTTTAGAGAATGGTGAAGTTTTGATGGATCATGAAGGAAAGGTCTTGGTATCATATAATCCCAAGACTAGGACATTTAGGAATATTATTAATggtaaagaagatgatgaattccAAGCAACTACTTACCTAGAGACTTTAGTTTCGCCAGTAACAGCAGCAgagggtggtggtggtgcaaACCATATGTGA
- the LOC18790460 gene encoding elongation of fatty acids protein 3-like, with the protein MNAIWSTLQYWLVNHPSILHFSWAPGQTPASTPLFLTLSLLSYLSLTFLLTRLPLSPINPALLKPITAVHNLLLFLLSLVMAVGCTLSILSPVTPSLDWILCFPPHINSTGPHFFWAYIFYLSKILEFLDTLFIILSGSIQRLTFLHVYHHATVLVMCYLWLRTCQSLFPVALVTNASVHVLMYGYYFLCAVGIRPKWKRVVTDCQIVQFLFSFAVSGRMLYLHFSGSGCSGIWGWCFNAVFNASLLALFVDFHVRSYAKRKKMGQKDKGS; encoded by the coding sequence ATGAACGCCATTTGGTCAACGCTCCAATACTGGCTGGTCAACCACCCATCCATCCTCCACTTCTCATGGGCTCCAGGCCAAACCCCAGCCTCCACCCCGCTCttcctcactctctctctcctctcctacCTCTCTCTCACCTTCCTCCTCACCCGCCTCCCGCTCTCCCCCATCAACCCTGCCCTCCTCAAACCAATCACAGCCGTCCACAACcttctcctcttcctcctctccctCGTCATGGCCGTTGGATGCACCCTCTCGATCCTCTCCCCCGTAACCCCAAGCCTAGACTGGATCCTCTGCTTCCCACCCCATATTAACTCGACTGGGCCCCACTTCTTCTGGGCCTACATCTTCTACCTCTCAAAAATCCTCGAATTCCTCGACACCCTCTTCATCATCCTGAGTGGCTCCATCCAACGGCTGACCTTCCTCCACGTGTACCACCACGCGACCGTGCTGGTCATGTGCTACTTGTGGCTGCGCACGTGCCAGTCCTTGTTCCCGGTGGCGCTCGTGACCAACGCGTCGGTTCACGTGCTCATGTACGGATACTATTTCCTGTGTGCGGTTGGGATCCGACCCAAGTGGAAGAGGGTGGTGACGGACTGCCAGATCGTGCAGTTTTTGTTCAGCTTCGCGGTGTCGGGTCGTATGCTGTACCTGCATTTCTCCGGGTCGGGTTGCTCCGGGATATGGGGCTGGTGCTTCAATGCGGTCTTCAATGCCTCTCTTTTGGCTCTTTTCGTTGACTTTCACGTCAGGAGTTatgccaaaagaaagaaaatgggtCAAAAGGATAAAGGGTCCTGA
- the LOC18789371 gene encoding thaumatin-like protein isoform X3: protein MAYHPNALLGSLFVTILIACGAKLYASAKTFTIVNECKETIWPGITHSENFSGSGFTLKQGQSTVYTAPGDWNGRIWARTGCSFDKNGNGKCQTGSCGTTINCTGPGSPPASIAEFTLGQEIDYYDVSLVDGFNLPVIVKPTNNGKGNCSTAGCDRDLRQSCPSELAAKAEGKVIACRSACNVFNTDEYCCRGTFGNPQTCLPTNYSRSFKQACPAAYSFAYDDPTSIITCSGADFIVTFCASRCINN from the exons ATGGCTTACCATCCCAATGCCCTTCTTGGATCCTTGTTCGTCACCATTCTAATAGCATGCG GGGCTAAGTTATATGCAAGTGCAAAGACCTTCACCATAGTAAATGAGTGCAAGGAGACAATATGGCCTGGCATAACACACAGTGAAAACTTCAGTGGCAGTGGTTTTACATTGAAGCAAGGCCAGTCTACAGTTTATACAGCTCCAGGTGACTGGAATGGTCGAATATGGGCTCGAACCGGCTGCAGTTTTGACAAGAATGGCAATGGCAAATGCCAAACAGGTAGCTGCGGCACCACCATCAACTGTACAGGCCCCGGCAGCCCACCTGCCTCAATTGCCGAATTTACACTCGGCCAGGAGATTGATTACTATGATGTTAGCCTGGTGGATGGATTTAATTTGCCCGTAATTGTTAAACCTACTAACAATGGTAAAGGCAATTGCAGCACTGCTGGTTGTGATAGGGACTTGAGGCAGAGCTGCCCGTCAGAGCTCGCAGCTAAGGCCGAAGGAAAAGTCATTGCTTGCCGGAGTGCATGCAACGTGTTCAACACCGATGAATACTGCTGTAGAGGGACATTTGGAAACCCTCAGACATGTCTACCTACTAATTATTCAAGGAGTTTTAAACAAGCTTGCCCTGCAGCATATAGTTTTGCATATGATGACCCTACCAGTATTATAACATGCTCTGGTGCAGACTTCATTGTCACCTTCTGCGCATCAAG ATGCATTAACAATTAA
- the LOC18791121 gene encoding protein RETICULATA-RELATED 1, chloroplastic has product MSHAVFQTAQIMPINTQLPTKPKLMGPIQLRMSERRGLLLKANCAAPSTSGFVDGDSMALLERCFVGPSVAGGFGPVMKGQYGALGAVTLEKGKLDMSQKQSKSSPETAIGGGGGDIGKRINNGGGDGGDDDGDDDDYFDDFDDGDEGDEGGLFRRRMFLEELFDRKFVDAVLNEWQKTMMDLPAGFRQAYEMGLISSAQMVKFLATNARPTTTRFISRALPDGISRAFIGRMLADPAFLYRFLLEQAATIGSSVWWELKNRKGRIKQEWDLALINVLTVTACNAIVVWSLAPCRSYGNTFKFDLQNTLQKLPNNIFEKSYPLREFDLQKRVHSFFYKAAELCMVGLTAGAVQGSLSNFLAHKKEGRLSVTIPSVKANALGYGAFLGLYANLRYQLLCGFDRAVMNHFDVIGVALFLSTTLRLLNVQVGERSRLAWLGVEADPLVDSDDLLKVYSRPSDNLERPSSKWFISKNAIVSGLGLLGIKQGNADSVADGESSTPKTRRKRIVRKKVTASSA; this is encoded by the exons atgtCGCACGCAGTGTTCCAAACGGCTCAAATCATGCCGATAAACACCCAGCTCCCGACGAAGCCCAAGCTGATGGGTCCCATCCAGCTTCGGATGTCGGAGCGGAGAGGTCTGTTGTTGAAGGCCAATTGCGCGGCTCCGTCTACTTCTGGTTTTGTGGATGGAGACTCCATGGCTTTGTTGGAGAGGTGCTTTGTGGGGCCATCCGTCGCGGGCGGTTTTGGTCCGGTTATGAAGGGACAGTATGGTGCGTTAGGTGCGGTTACTCTTGAGAAGGGCAAGCTCGATATGTCTCAGAAGCAATCCAAGTCTAGCCCCGAG ACTGCAATTGGGGGAGGTGGCGGAGATATTGGAAAGAGGATAAAtaatggtggtggtgatggaggtGACGATGacggtgatgatgatgattatttTGATGACTTCGATGATGGTGATGAGGGTGATGAAGGTGGTCTGTTTAGAAGACGGATGTTTCTTGAAGAG CTGTTTGATCGAAAATTTGTAGATGCAGTATTGAATGAGTGGCAGAAGACAATGATGGATTTACCTGCTGGGTTCCGGCAAGCTTATGAAATG GGACTGATCAGCTCCGCTCAAATGGTTAAATTCTTAGCAACCAATGCCAGGCCAACCACTACCAGGTTTATTTCTCGTGCACTTCCTGATGGAATATCAAGGGCATTCATTGGCAg AATGCTTGCAGATCCCGCTTTCTTATATAGGTTTCTTTTAGAGCAGGCTGCAACAATTGGTTCCTCAGTTTGGTGGGAGTTAAAGAATCGTAAGGGCAG GATAAAGCAAGAATGGGATTTGGCGCTTATAAATGTGCTCACAGTAACAGCATGCAATGCTATTGTTGTTTGGTCACTTGCTCCTTGTCGTTCATATGGGAACACGTTCAAGTTTGATTTGCAAAATACGTTACAAAAGCTTCCCAACAATATATTTGAGAAGAGCTACCCACTGAGGGAATTTGACTTGCAAAAGAGAGTTCACTCGTTCTTCTACAAGGCTGCTGAGTTGTGTATGGTTGGACTAACAGCTGGAGCTGTGCAAGGTTCTTTATCAAATTTTTTGGCCCATAAAAAAGAGGGAAG GTTATCTGTGACTATCCCAAGTGTGAAAGCAAATGCACTTGGTTATGGTGCATTCCTTGGACTTTATGCAAACCTGAGATATCAGCTGTTATGTGGATTTGACAGAGCTGTGATGAACCATTTTGATGTTATTGGAGTGGCGCTGTTTCTAAGCACGACATTACG GCTTTTGAATGTACAAGTAGGGGAGAGATCAAGGCTGGCTTGGCTTGGGGTGGAGGCTGATCCACTGGTTGACTCTGATGATCTTTTGAAGGTTTACAGTAGGCCTTCTGACAATCTTGAACGGCCATCTTCAAAATGGTTTATTTCGAAGAATGCCATTGTTTCTGGGCTCGGTCTCCTTGGCATCAAACAGGGGAATGCTGACTCCGTTGCTGATGGGGAATCATCAACCCCTAAGACACGTAGAAAGAGGATTGTCCGGAAGAAGGTGACTGCAAGTTCAGCGTAG
- the LOC18789371 gene encoding thaumatin-like protein isoform X1, with product MAYHPNALLGSLFVTILIACGAKLYASAKTFTIVNECKETIWPGITHSENFSGSGFTLKQGQSTVYTAPGDWNGRIWARTGCSFDKNGNGKCQTGSCGTTINCTGPGSPPASIAEFTLGQEIDYYDVSLVDGFNLPVIVKPTNNGKGNCSTAGCDRDLRQSCPSELAAKAEGKVIACRSACNVFNTDEYCCRGTFGNPQTCLPTNYSRSFKQACPAAYSFAYDDPTSIITCSGADFIVTFCASRNQTVCSYHDKQLVCNGSKELKALSQRWWPLMLAFPLILSFQSMF from the exons ATGGCTTACCATCCCAATGCCCTTCTTGGATCCTTGTTCGTCACCATTCTAATAGCATGCG GGGCTAAGTTATATGCAAGTGCAAAGACCTTCACCATAGTAAATGAGTGCAAGGAGACAATATGGCCTGGCATAACACACAGTGAAAACTTCAGTGGCAGTGGTTTTACATTGAAGCAAGGCCAGTCTACAGTTTATACAGCTCCAGGTGACTGGAATGGTCGAATATGGGCTCGAACCGGCTGCAGTTTTGACAAGAATGGCAATGGCAAATGCCAAACAGGTAGCTGCGGCACCACCATCAACTGTACAGGCCCCGGCAGCCCACCTGCCTCAATTGCCGAATTTACACTCGGCCAGGAGATTGATTACTATGATGTTAGCCTGGTGGATGGATTTAATTTGCCCGTAATTGTTAAACCTACTAACAATGGTAAAGGCAATTGCAGCACTGCTGGTTGTGATAGGGACTTGAGGCAGAGCTGCCCGTCAGAGCTCGCAGCTAAGGCCGAAGGAAAAGTCATTGCTTGCCGGAGTGCATGCAACGTGTTCAACACCGATGAATACTGCTGTAGAGGGACATTTGGAAACCCTCAGACATGTCTACCTACTAATTATTCAAGGAGTTTTAAACAAGCTTGCCCTGCAGCATATAGTTTTGCATATGATGACCCTACCAGTATTATAACATGCTCTGGTGCAGACTTCATTGTCACCTTCTGCGCATCAAG GAACCAAACGGTGTGCTCTTATCATGATAAGCAGCTTGTTTGCAATGGATCAAAGGAATTAAAAGCACTCTCTCAAAGATGGTGGCCATTGATGCTCGCATTCCCCTTGATTCTCAGTTTCCAGTCTATGTTTTAG
- the LOC18789346 gene encoding putative elongation of fatty acids protein DDB_G0272012 yields the protein MDLNMNLNISTTFQYWLVKHPAILHFSWSPSETPASSPLFLSLTIIAYLALTFLLSHLPLPLIKPRRLKPITAVHNLNLLLLSLIMAVGSLVSIFSYAPYPFWIICFPPKTPPTGPLFFWAYIFYLSKIYEFVDTFLIILSGSFQRLTFLHVYHHTMVLVMCYIWLHTSQSLFPAVIVANATVHVVMYTYYLLAALGVRPKWKRRVTEFQIFQFMSSFVGLVWMLIYHFNGSGCCGIWGWCFNIFFYVSLLALFMDFHAKSYGSSKKDL from the coding sequence ATGGACCTCAACATGAACCTCAACATCTCAACTACCTTTCAGTATTGGCTTGTGAAGCACCCAGCCATCCTGCACTTCTCATGGAGCCCTAGTGAAACCCCGGCCTCAAGCCCACTCTTCCTATCCCTAACTATCATCGCCTACCTCGCCCTCACTTTCCTCCTCTCCCACCTCCCTCTCCCACTTATCAAACCCCGCCGCCTCAAACCCATCACCGCCGTCCACAACCtcaacctcctcctcctctccctcATCATGGCCGTTGGTTCCCTGGTCTCCATCTTCTCCTACGCACCTTACCCTTTCTGGATCATCTGCTTCCCACCCAAAACCCCACCAACGGGGCCTCTCTTCTTCTGGGCGTACATCTTCTACCTCTCCAAAATCTACGAGTTTGTGGACACCTTCTTGATCATCCTTAGTGGGTCCTTTCAACGGCTGACATTCCTCCATGTGTACCACCACACAATGGTGCTGGTCATGTGCTACATTTGGCTCCACACCTCACAGTCTCTGTTCCCGGCGGTGATCGTAGCAAACGCCACGGTGCACGTGGTGATGTACACCTACTACTTGCTGGCTGCGCTTGGGGTGAGGCCTAAGTGGAAGAGGAGGGTCACCGAGTTTCAAATATTTCAGTTCATGTCAAGCTTCGTGGGGTTGGTTTGGATGCTCATCTATCACTTTAACGGGTCGGGTTGCTGCGGGATCTGGGGATGGtgcttcaatatttttttctatgttTCTCTTTTGGCTTTGTTCATGGACTTCCATGCTAAGAGTTATGGCAGCTCCAAGAAGGATTTGTGa
- the LOC18789371 gene encoding thaumatin-like protein isoform X2, with protein MAYHPNALLGSLFVTILIACGAKLYASAKTFTIVNECKETIWPGITHSENFSGSGFTLKQGQSTVYTAPGDWNGRIWARTGCSFDKNGNGKCQTGSCGTTINCTGPGSPPASIAEFTLGQEIDYYDVSLVDGFNLPVIVKPTNNGKGNCSTAGCDRDLRQSCPSELAAKAEGKVIACRSACNVFNTDEYCCRGTFGNPQTCLPTNYSRSFKQACPAAYSFAYDDPTSIITCSGADFIVTFCASSLFAMDQRN; from the exons ATGGCTTACCATCCCAATGCCCTTCTTGGATCCTTGTTCGTCACCATTCTAATAGCATGCG GGGCTAAGTTATATGCAAGTGCAAAGACCTTCACCATAGTAAATGAGTGCAAGGAGACAATATGGCCTGGCATAACACACAGTGAAAACTTCAGTGGCAGTGGTTTTACATTGAAGCAAGGCCAGTCTACAGTTTATACAGCTCCAGGTGACTGGAATGGTCGAATATGGGCTCGAACCGGCTGCAGTTTTGACAAGAATGGCAATGGCAAATGCCAAACAGGTAGCTGCGGCACCACCATCAACTGTACAGGCCCCGGCAGCCCACCTGCCTCAATTGCCGAATTTACACTCGGCCAGGAGATTGATTACTATGATGTTAGCCTGGTGGATGGATTTAATTTGCCCGTAATTGTTAAACCTACTAACAATGGTAAAGGCAATTGCAGCACTGCTGGTTGTGATAGGGACTTGAGGCAGAGCTGCCCGTCAGAGCTCGCAGCTAAGGCCGAAGGAAAAGTCATTGCTTGCCGGAGTGCATGCAACGTGTTCAACACCGATGAATACTGCTGTAGAGGGACATTTGGAAACCCTCAGACATGTCTACCTACTAATTATTCAAGGAGTTTTAAACAAGCTTGCCCTGCAGCATATAGTTTTGCATATGATGACCCTACCAGTATTATAACATGCTCTGGTGCAGACTTCATTGTCACCTTCTGCGCATCAAG CTTGTTTGCAATGGATCAAAGGAATTAA
- the LOC18792512 gene encoding RHOMBOID-like protein 10, chloroplastic — MIRSFELQGQWFPLPKVGPTPTPIHHITTAASLRLGHHLAHHQFRLDSLFRSYFQKLAHISPLHRLKEGINFLPLSSHASPCFSFFNGGETSNDSTNEAMSNSKVSSINFFNGRQWTNVLLALNILVYIAQIATQDELLLWGAKINRLIDKGQLWRLVTSSFLHANVGHLMVNCYSLNSVGPTMEKISGPNRYLALYFASAIASSAMSYWFSEAPAVGASGAVFGLVGSLAVFVMRHRGLVGRGKEDLQHIAHVIAVNMAMGFFFKGIDNWGHFGGLLGGVATSWLLGPAWKYESPSSDGRRIFSDKAPIFYLINAKKRS, encoded by the exons ATGATAAGATCATTTGAGCTTCAGGGGCAGTGGTTCCCATTACCCAAAGTGGGTCCCACTCCAACCCCCATTCATCACATCACCACCGCCGCTTCTCTCCGCCTCGGCCACCATCTCGCGCATCACCAATTCCGCCTTGATTCTCTTTTTCGTTCCTACTTTCAG AAACTTGCTCATATTAGTCCCCTGCATAGATTGAAGGAAGGAATTAATTTTCTGCCACTGTCGAGTCATGCTTCACCTTGCTTTAGTTTCTTTAATGGGGGAGAAACTAGCAATGACTCCACAAATGAAGCGATGTCTAACTCTAAGGTGTCCAGTATAAACTTCTTCAATGGGAGGCAATGGACTAATGTCCTCCTTGCTCTTAATATCTT AGTTTACATTGCACAAATTGCAACACAAGATGAGTTACTCCTATGGGGAGCCAAG ATAAATAGGCTTATCGACAAAGGGCAATTGTGGAGGCTGGTCACATCTTCCTTTTTACATGCAAATGTTGGGCACCTAATG GTGAATTGTTATTCTTTAAATTCAGTTGGTCCTACCATGGAGAAGATCAGTGGTCCTAATAGATATCTTGCGCTCTACTTTGCCTCTGCAATTGCAA GTTCAGCGATGAGTTATTGGTTCAGTGAGGCACCCGCAGTTGGTGCATCAGGGGCAGTCTTTGGATTA GTTGGATCTCTTGCTGTCTTTGTCATGAGGCATAGAGGTCTGGTTGGACGTGGCAAAGAAGATCTACAGCACATAGCACATGTAATTGCCGTAAATATG gcTATGGGGTTTTTCTTCAAAGGCATTGATAACTGGGGACAT TTTGGAGGCTTGCTCGGTGGAGTTGCCACATCATGGCTTCTAGGTCCTGCATGGAAGTACGAATCTCCCTCCAGTGATGGTCGAAGAATCTTTTCTGACAAGGCTCCTATTTTCTACCTCATCAACGCAAAGAAGAGATCCTAG